TGTGCACACGGTAGTTGAAGGACGCCAGCAGCCGCTGGATCTCTTCGCTGTAGAGGAAGTCCAGATAGGCGGTGGCCACCTTGCGGGTCCCTTTCTCGTCCACCACTTTGTCCACCACGGTGACCGGGAACTCGGCCAGGATCGAGGTCTTCGGCACCACCACTTCATAGTCGCCAGTGCCGTATTCCTTGCGGATGTTGTTCACCTCGGACTCGAAGCTGATCAGCACGTCACCGATTTCGCGCTCGGCGAAGGTGACGGTGGCGGCGCGGCCACCGGAGTCGAACACCGACACATTGGACAGGAAGCGGGCCATGTAGTCCTTGACCTTGTCCTCGTCACCGTCAAAGCGTTCCACCGCGCTCATCCAGGCGGCCAGATAGGTGTAGCGGCCGTTGCCGGAGGTCTTCGGATTGGGGAACACCACATCGACGTCGTCCCGGGCCAGATCGGCCCAGCCCTGGATGTTCTTCGGGTTGCCCTTGCGCACCAGGAAGGCGGTGGTGGAGTAGTAGGGGCTGGAGTTGTTCGGCAGGCGCTGATTCCAGTCCGCCGGAATCAGATTGCCCAGATCGTGCAGGACATTGACGTCGGTGACCTGGTTGAAGGTCACCACATCGGCCTTCAGACCCTGCAGGATGGCGCGGGCCTGCTTGGAGGAACCGGCGTGGGACTGCTTGATGGTGACGTCCTCGCCGGTCTCCGCCTTCCAATGCTCCTGGAATTTCGGGTTGATGGCGGCGAACAGTTCCCGGGCGATGTCGTA
This sequence is a window from Alloalcanivorax dieselolei B5. Protein-coding genes within it:
- the cysP gene encoding thiosulfate ABC transporter substrate-binding protein CysP, with amino-acid sequence MRVLLTAVLLSLASLGTAQQTLLNSSYDIARELFAAINPKFQEHWKAETGEDVTIKQSHAGSSKQARAILQGLKADVVTFNQVTDVNVLHDLGNLIPADWNQRLPNNSSPYYSTTAFLVRKGNPKNIQGWADLARDDVDVVFPNPKTSGNGRYTYLAAWMSAVERFDGDEDKVKDYMARFLSNVSVFDSGGRAATVTFAEREIGDVLISFESEVNNIRKEYGTGDYEVVVPKTSILAEFPVTVVDKVVDEKGTRKVATAYLDFLYSEEIQRLLASFNYRVHNEKVVEETADRFPPVKLLKVEDYFGSWENVTDQHFASGGMLDKLQAQARSLR